Proteins encoded by one window of Bubalus bubalis isolate 160015118507 breed Murrah chromosome 4, NDDB_SH_1, whole genome shotgun sequence:
- the LOC102416257 gene encoding conglutinin, producing the protein MLLLPLSVLLLLTQPWRSLGAEMTIFSQKILANACTLVMCSPLEGHLPGHDGEDGREGPHGEKGDPGLPGPAGRAGMPGRVGPIGPKGDNGSAGEPGPKGDTGPRGPPGMPGPAGIEGPSGKQGSMGPPGTPGPKGETGPKGGVGAPGMQGFPGPAGLKGEKGAPGETGAPGRAGVAGPSGAIGPQGPSGARGPPGLKGDRGDPGERGAKGESGLAEVNALKQRVTILDGHLRRFQNAFSQYKKAVLFPDGQAVGEKIFKTAGAVKSYSDAEQLCREAKGQLASPRSEAENEAVTQMVRARKNNAYLSMNDISTEGRFTYPTGEILVYSNWAKGEPNNSDEGEPENCVEIHPEGKWNDVPCSRQLLVICEF; encoded by the exons AtgcttctcctccctctctctgtgcTGCTCCTGCTCACACAGCCCTGGAGATCCCTGGGAGCAGAAATGACGATTTTTTCTCAGAAAATACTGGCCAATGCCTGTACCCTGGTTATGTGTAGCCCCCTGGAGGGTCACTTGCCTGGTCATGATGGAGAAGATGGGAGAGAAGGTCCCCACGGAGAGAAGGGGGATCCAG GTTTACCAGGACCTGCAGGACGAGCAGGAATGCCTGGACGTGTTGGCCCTATTGGGCCGAAAGGAGACAATGGCTCTGCTGGAGAACCTGGACCAAAGGGAGACACTGGGCCACGTG GGCCTCCAGGTATGCCTGGACCAGCTGGAATAGAGGGCCCCTCAGGGAAGCAGGGGAGCATGGGACCTCCAGGCACACCAGGCCCCAAAGGAGAGACTGGGCCCAAAG GAGGAGTGGGTGCCCCAggcatgcagggcttcccaggccccGCAGGTCTCAAAGGAGAGAAAGGTGCCCCTGGGGAGACTGGAGCCCCTGGACGTGCTGGGGTGGCAG GGCCTTCTGGAGCCATAGGTCCACAGGGCCCTTCAGGTGCCAGGGGCCCCCCAGGACTGAAGGGGGACAGAGGTGATCCTGGAGAAAGAGGAGCAAAGGGGGAGAGTGGGCTTGCAG AGGTCAATGCTCTCAAGCAGCGGGTGACAATCTTAGATGGACATCTGCGACGCTTCCAAAATGCCTTCAGTCAGTATAAGAAAG CGGTGCTCTTCCCTGATGGCCAGGCTGTCGGGGAGAAGATCTTCAAGACGGCAGGTGCTGTAAAATCATATTCAGATGCAGAGCAGCTCTGCAGAGAGGCTAAGGGACAGCTGGCCTCCCCACGCTCTGAAGCCGAGAACGAGGCTGTGACACAGATGGTCAGAGCCCGGAAAAACAATGCTTACCTGAGCATGAATGACATCTCCACGGAGGGGAGGTTCACTTACCCCACTGGGGAAATACTGGTTTATTCCAACTGGGCCAAAGGGGAGCCCAACAACAGCGATGAAGGAGAACCAGAGAACTGTGTGGAAATCCATCCTGAGGGCAAGTGGAATGATGTACCCTGCAGTAGGCAACTCCTCGTGATCTGCGAGTTTTga